The Bombus fervidus isolate BK054 chromosome 3, iyBomFerv1, whole genome shotgun sequence genome includes a window with the following:
- the Dlic gene encoding dynein light intermediate chain isoform X2 gives MAATAIDMMLQSNGFQSKKKEDPENKDNLWSSILAEVQNSSSNKLPSNKNILVLGDNESGKTTLIAKLQGVEDPKKGSGLEFAYIDVRDDYRDDQTRLSVWVLDGDPGHANLLRFALNAERFPHTLVMLVAAMTTPWAILDQLQSWAALLGDHIDKLPLDNDTWQRCRQFNVKKWQDYTEPGDELDPGSPLRRTSRNLDDDTMDNLPLPEGVLTTNLGLDVVVVITKTDYMSTLEKEHDYKDEHFDFIQQWIRRFCLQYGAGLFYTSAKEDKNCDLLYKYLTHRIYSLPFRTPALVVEKDAVLIPAGWDNMKKISILHENLQSMKPDDYYRDVIAQPSTNRKCVAREVEVQAEEEQAFLAKQQAALLGIKDPTRSPTTRNQASTGPVIQVASPNKKLDPKGTGSAQSGEGVLANFFNSLLHKKTGSPGSPGTVDNASVDKATMCNDAAVELDRLTRTKKLSPPNLNSSSEC, from the exons ATGGCAGCGACGGCAATTGATATGATGTTGCAGAGCAATGGGTTTcaatcgaagaaaaaagaagatccAGAAAATAAAGACAACTTATG GTCCTCTATTTTGGCTGAAGTACAAAATAGTAGCAGTAACAAACTACCCTCAAACAAGAATATTCTTGTCTTAG GTGATAATGAAAGTGGAAAAACAACACTCATTGCTAAATTACAAGGCGTAGAAGATCCAAAGAAAGGTTCTGGTTTGGAGTTTGCATATATTGATGTCAGAGATGATTATAGAGATG atCAAACAAGGTTATCTGTATGGGTATTAGATGGTGATCCTGGTCATGCAAATCTTTTAAGATTTGCATTAAATGCAGAAAGATTTCCACATACACTTGTTATGTTAGTTGCTGCAATGACAACTCCATGGGCTATCCTCGATCAACTTCAATCCTGGGCTGCACTTTTGGGAGATCATATTGACAAATTACCTTTAGATAATGATACTTGGCAACGATGCAGGCAATTTA ATGTAAAAAAGTGGCAAGATTATACAGAACCTGGGGATGAATTAGATCCTGGTAGTCCTTTAAGGCGAACTAGTCGTAACTTAGATGACGATACAATGGATAATTTACCACTACCAGAAGGAGTACTTACAACAAATTTAGGCCTAgatgttgttgttgttattaccAAAACTGATTATATGTCTACTCTTGAGAAAGAACATGATTATAA ggATGAACattttgattttatacaaCAGTGGATAAGACGATTTTGTTTGCAATATGGTGCAGGATTATTCTACACATCAGCAAAGGAAGATAAAAACTGTGATTtgctttataaatatcttacaCATAGAATTTATTCTTTACCATTTAGAACACCTGCTTTAGTCGTCGAAAAAGATGCAGTTCTCat TCCTGCTGGTTGGGATAACATGAAAAAGATTAGCATTCTTCATGAAAATTTGCAATCAATGAAACCAGATGATTACTATAGAGATGTTATTGCACAACCATCAACAAACAGAAAA TGTGTAGCTAGAGAAGTAGAAGTACAGGCAGAAGAAGAACAAGCTTTCTTAGCGAAACAACAAGCCGCGTTATTAGGTATAAAAGATCCAACGCGATCTCCAACAACCAGGAATCAGGCAAGCACTGGACCAGTTATTCAG gTTGCATCACCAAATAAAAAGTTGGATCCCAAAGGTACTGGATCTGCACAATCTGGGGAAGGTGTTCTAGCTAACTTCTTCAATTCTCTTCTTCACAAAAAGACTGGAAGCCCTGGATCACCAGGTACTGTAG ATAATGCATCAGTAGATAAAGCAACTATGTGTAATGATGCAGCAGTGGAATTAGATCGACTTACTCGAACGAAAAAGCTTTCTCCTCCCAACTTAAATTCATCATCTGAATGttaa
- the LOC139985667 gene encoding E3 ubiquitin-protein ligase MIB1-like isoform X2 — MRVLLSKLPRPWIVDEKKDDGYTALHLAALNNHVEVAEQLARAGKADLDLQNVNLQTALHLAVERQHTQIVRLLVREGANLNVADKDGDTPLHEALRYHTLSQLRQLQDVQDVGRLLMGLGAQGQDKKSSSFIACFLAAHGADLELKNKKGQTPLDLCPDPNLCKTLTTCHKDRESDNIEPAAPSATIDECLVCSDGKREMLFSPCGHVACCNACAPRVKKCLICRENVFSRTKIEECVVCSDRKASVLFRPCGHMCACESCAALMKKCVQCRAQIQHMLPLSICCGRGGDVTYVKATNASGATITDVKSDQEEELLSQQNTGGGGETLLMNNGSRDTSHSDIQKLQQQLQDIKEQTMCPVCLDRLKNMIFLCGHGTCQMCGDRMSECPICRKAVDKRILLY; from the exons ATGCGGGTGCTCCTCTCGAAACTTCCGAGACCATGGATAGTTGACGAGAAAAAGGACGATGGTTACACGGCCCTTCATCTGGCTGCTCTGAACAATCACGTCGAAGTTGCTGAACAGCTGGCACGTGCTGGAAAAGCTGACCTGGATTTGCAAAACGTCAATTTGCAGACCGCGTTGCATCTCGCTGTCGAGCGACAGCACACGCAAATCGTTCGT CTGCTGGTACGCGAAGGCGCCAATTTAAACGTGGCAGACAAGGACGGTGACACGCCTCTTCACGAAGCCTTGAGATATCACACTTTGTCGCAGCTGCGACAGCTGCAGGATGTCCAGGACGTAGGGCGGCTCCTGATGGGCCTGGGCGCGCAAGGACAGGACAAGAAGAGTAGCTCGTTCATTGCTTGCTTTCTGGCTGCCCATGGGGCTGACCTGGAATTGAAGAACAAGAAGGGACAGACTCCGCTCGACCTCTGCCCAGATCCAAATCTCTGCAAAACGCTAACTACTTGCCACAAGGACAGAGAATC GGACAACATCGAACCGGCAGCTCCATCAGCCACGATCGACGAGTGTTTGGTCTGCTCAGATGGAAAACGTGAAATGCTTTTCAGCCCTTGTGGACATGTAGCTTGTTGTAACGCTTGCGCGCCAAGGGTGAAGAAATGCCTGATCTGCAGAGAAAATGTCTTCTCAAGaacaaaa ATCGAGGAGTGCGTGGTTTGCTCGGATCGTAAAGCTAGCGTACTATTTCGTCCGTGTGGACATATGTGTGCTTGCGAAAGTTGCGCAGCTCTGATGAAAAAATGCGTTCAATGCAGAGCTCAAATTCAGCACATGTTGCCGTTGTCGATCTGTTGCGGTAGAGGAGGCGATGTCACTTACGTTAAAGCAACCAATGCTTCAG GTGCAACGATAACAGACGTGAAGAGTGATCAAGAGGAAGAATTATTATCGCAACAAAATACTGGAGGTGGAGGAGAAACTCTATTGATGAACAACGGTAGCCGAGATACATCACACAGCGATATACAGAAACTTCAACAACAACTTCAAGATATCAAGGAACAG ACAATGTGTCCAGTTTGCTTAGATCGTTTAAAgaatatgatatttttgtGCGGCCACGGCACCTGTCAAATGTGCGGAGATCGGATGTCGGAGTGTCCAATATGCCGGAAGGCGGTAGACAAGCGAATTTTGCTCTATTAA
- the Dlic gene encoding dynein light intermediate chain isoform X1 has protein sequence MAATAIDMMLQSNGFQSKKKEDPENKDNLWSSILAEVQNSSSNKLPSNKNILVLGDNESGKTTLIAKLQGVEDPKKGSGLEFAYIDVRDDYRDDQTRLSVWVLDGDPGHANLLRFALNAERFPHTLVMLVAAMTTPWAILDQLQSWAALLGDHIDKLPLDNDTWQRCRQFNVKKWQDYTEPGDELDPGSPLRRTSRNLDDDTMDNLPLPEGVLTTNLGLDVVVVITKTDYMSTLEKEHDYKDEHFDFIQQWIRRFCLQYGAGLFYTSAKEDKNCDLLYKYLTHRIYSLPFRTPALVVEKDAVLIPAGWDNMKKISILHENLQSMKPDDYYRDVIAQPSTNRKCVAREVEVQAEEEQAFLAKQQAALLGIKDPTRSPTTRNQASTGPVIQVASPNKKLDPKGTGSAQSGEGVLANFFNSLLHKKTGSPGSPGTVGTSPIKIDNASVDKATMCNDAAVELDRLTRTKKLSPPNLNSSSEC, from the exons ATGGCAGCGACGGCAATTGATATGATGTTGCAGAGCAATGGGTTTcaatcgaagaaaaaagaagatccAGAAAATAAAGACAACTTATG GTCCTCTATTTTGGCTGAAGTACAAAATAGTAGCAGTAACAAACTACCCTCAAACAAGAATATTCTTGTCTTAG GTGATAATGAAAGTGGAAAAACAACACTCATTGCTAAATTACAAGGCGTAGAAGATCCAAAGAAAGGTTCTGGTTTGGAGTTTGCATATATTGATGTCAGAGATGATTATAGAGATG atCAAACAAGGTTATCTGTATGGGTATTAGATGGTGATCCTGGTCATGCAAATCTTTTAAGATTTGCATTAAATGCAGAAAGATTTCCACATACACTTGTTATGTTAGTTGCTGCAATGACAACTCCATGGGCTATCCTCGATCAACTTCAATCCTGGGCTGCACTTTTGGGAGATCATATTGACAAATTACCTTTAGATAATGATACTTGGCAACGATGCAGGCAATTTA ATGTAAAAAAGTGGCAAGATTATACAGAACCTGGGGATGAATTAGATCCTGGTAGTCCTTTAAGGCGAACTAGTCGTAACTTAGATGACGATACAATGGATAATTTACCACTACCAGAAGGAGTACTTACAACAAATTTAGGCCTAgatgttgttgttgttattaccAAAACTGATTATATGTCTACTCTTGAGAAAGAACATGATTATAA ggATGAACattttgattttatacaaCAGTGGATAAGACGATTTTGTTTGCAATATGGTGCAGGATTATTCTACACATCAGCAAAGGAAGATAAAAACTGTGATTtgctttataaatatcttacaCATAGAATTTATTCTTTACCATTTAGAACACCTGCTTTAGTCGTCGAAAAAGATGCAGTTCTCat TCCTGCTGGTTGGGATAACATGAAAAAGATTAGCATTCTTCATGAAAATTTGCAATCAATGAAACCAGATGATTACTATAGAGATGTTATTGCACAACCATCAACAAACAGAAAA TGTGTAGCTAGAGAAGTAGAAGTACAGGCAGAAGAAGAACAAGCTTTCTTAGCGAAACAACAAGCCGCGTTATTAGGTATAAAAGATCCAACGCGATCTCCAACAACCAGGAATCAGGCAAGCACTGGACCAGTTATTCAG gTTGCATCACCAAATAAAAAGTTGGATCCCAAAGGTACTGGATCTGCACAATCTGGGGAAGGTGTTCTAGCTAACTTCTTCAATTCTCTTCTTCACAAAAAGACTGGAAGCCCTGGATCACCAGGTACTGTAGGTACGAGTCCGATAAAAATTG ATAATGCATCAGTAGATAAAGCAACTATGTGTAATGATGCAGCAGTGGAATTAGATCGACTTACTCGAACGAAAAAGCTTTCTCCTCCCAACTTAAATTCATCATCTGAATGttaa
- the Dlic gene encoding dynein light intermediate chain isoform X3: protein MAATAIDMMLQSNGFQSKKKEDPENKDNLWSSILAEVQNSSSNKLPSNKNILVLGDNESGKTTLIAKLQGVEDPKKGSGLEFAYIDVRDDYRDDQTRLSVWVLDGDPGHANLLRFALNAERFPHTLVMLVAAMTTPWAILDQLQSWAALLGDHIDKLPLDNDTWQRCRQFNVKKWQDYTEPGDELDPGSPLRRTSRNLDDDTMDNLPLPEGVLTTNLGLDVVVVITKTDYMSTLEKEHDYKDEHFDFIQQWIRRFCLQYGAGLFYTSAKEDKNCDLLYKYLTHRIYSLPFRTPALVVEKDAVLIPAGWDNMKKISILHENLQSMKPDDYYRDVIAQPSTNRKCVAREVEVQAEEEQAFLAKQQAALLGIKDPTRSPTTRNQVASPNKKLDPKGTGSAQSGEGVLANFFNSLLHKKTGSPGSPGTVGTSPIKIDNASVDKATMCNDAAVELDRLTRTKKLSPPNLNSSSEC from the exons ATGGCAGCGACGGCAATTGATATGATGTTGCAGAGCAATGGGTTTcaatcgaagaaaaaagaagatccAGAAAATAAAGACAACTTATG GTCCTCTATTTTGGCTGAAGTACAAAATAGTAGCAGTAACAAACTACCCTCAAACAAGAATATTCTTGTCTTAG GTGATAATGAAAGTGGAAAAACAACACTCATTGCTAAATTACAAGGCGTAGAAGATCCAAAGAAAGGTTCTGGTTTGGAGTTTGCATATATTGATGTCAGAGATGATTATAGAGATG atCAAACAAGGTTATCTGTATGGGTATTAGATGGTGATCCTGGTCATGCAAATCTTTTAAGATTTGCATTAAATGCAGAAAGATTTCCACATACACTTGTTATGTTAGTTGCTGCAATGACAACTCCATGGGCTATCCTCGATCAACTTCAATCCTGGGCTGCACTTTTGGGAGATCATATTGACAAATTACCTTTAGATAATGATACTTGGCAACGATGCAGGCAATTTA ATGTAAAAAAGTGGCAAGATTATACAGAACCTGGGGATGAATTAGATCCTGGTAGTCCTTTAAGGCGAACTAGTCGTAACTTAGATGACGATACAATGGATAATTTACCACTACCAGAAGGAGTACTTACAACAAATTTAGGCCTAgatgttgttgttgttattaccAAAACTGATTATATGTCTACTCTTGAGAAAGAACATGATTATAA ggATGAACattttgattttatacaaCAGTGGATAAGACGATTTTGTTTGCAATATGGTGCAGGATTATTCTACACATCAGCAAAGGAAGATAAAAACTGTGATTtgctttataaatatcttacaCATAGAATTTATTCTTTACCATTTAGAACACCTGCTTTAGTCGTCGAAAAAGATGCAGTTCTCat TCCTGCTGGTTGGGATAACATGAAAAAGATTAGCATTCTTCATGAAAATTTGCAATCAATGAAACCAGATGATTACTATAGAGATGTTATTGCACAACCATCAACAAACAGAAAA TGTGTAGCTAGAGAAGTAGAAGTACAGGCAGAAGAAGAACAAGCTTTCTTAGCGAAACAACAAGCCGCGTTATTAGGTATAAAAGATCCAACGCGATCTCCAACAACCAGGAATCAG gTTGCATCACCAAATAAAAAGTTGGATCCCAAAGGTACTGGATCTGCACAATCTGGGGAAGGTGTTCTAGCTAACTTCTTCAATTCTCTTCTTCACAAAAAGACTGGAAGCCCTGGATCACCAGGTACTGTAGGTACGAGTCCGATAAAAATTG ATAATGCATCAGTAGATAAAGCAACTATGTGTAATGATGCAGCAGTGGAATTAGATCGACTTACTCGAACGAAAAAGCTTTCTCCTCCCAACTTAAATTCATCATCTGAATGttaa
- the LOC139985667 gene encoding E3 ubiquitin-protein ligase MIB1-like isoform X1, with amino-acid sequence MSVIKCAMSFKHKDAMRVLLSKLPRPWIVDEKKDDGYTALHLAALNNHVEVAEQLARAGKADLDLQNVNLQTALHLAVERQHTQIVRLLVREGANLNVADKDGDTPLHEALRYHTLSQLRQLQDVQDVGRLLMGLGAQGQDKKSSSFIACFLAAHGADLELKNKKGQTPLDLCPDPNLCKTLTTCHKDRESDNIEPAAPSATIDECLVCSDGKREMLFSPCGHVACCNACAPRVKKCLICRENVFSRTKIEECVVCSDRKASVLFRPCGHMCACESCAALMKKCVQCRAQIQHMLPLSICCGRGGDVTYVKATNASGATITDVKSDQEEELLSQQNTGGGGETLLMNNGSRDTSHSDIQKLQQQLQDIKEQTMCPVCLDRLKNMIFLCGHGTCQMCGDRMSECPICRKAVDKRILLY; translated from the exons ATGTCGGTCATAAAGTGTGCGATGAGTTTCAAGCACAAAGA CGCAATGCGGGTGCTCCTCTCGAAACTTCCGAGACCATGGATAGTTGACGAGAAAAAGGACGATGGTTACACGGCCCTTCATCTGGCTGCTCTGAACAATCACGTCGAAGTTGCTGAACAGCTGGCACGTGCTGGAAAAGCTGACCTGGATTTGCAAAACGTCAATTTGCAGACCGCGTTGCATCTCGCTGTCGAGCGACAGCACACGCAAATCGTTCGT CTGCTGGTACGCGAAGGCGCCAATTTAAACGTGGCAGACAAGGACGGTGACACGCCTCTTCACGAAGCCTTGAGATATCACACTTTGTCGCAGCTGCGACAGCTGCAGGATGTCCAGGACGTAGGGCGGCTCCTGATGGGCCTGGGCGCGCAAGGACAGGACAAGAAGAGTAGCTCGTTCATTGCTTGCTTTCTGGCTGCCCATGGGGCTGACCTGGAATTGAAGAACAAGAAGGGACAGACTCCGCTCGACCTCTGCCCAGATCCAAATCTCTGCAAAACGCTAACTACTTGCCACAAGGACAGAGAATC GGACAACATCGAACCGGCAGCTCCATCAGCCACGATCGACGAGTGTTTGGTCTGCTCAGATGGAAAACGTGAAATGCTTTTCAGCCCTTGTGGACATGTAGCTTGTTGTAACGCTTGCGCGCCAAGGGTGAAGAAATGCCTGATCTGCAGAGAAAATGTCTTCTCAAGaacaaaa ATCGAGGAGTGCGTGGTTTGCTCGGATCGTAAAGCTAGCGTACTATTTCGTCCGTGTGGACATATGTGTGCTTGCGAAAGTTGCGCAGCTCTGATGAAAAAATGCGTTCAATGCAGAGCTCAAATTCAGCACATGTTGCCGTTGTCGATCTGTTGCGGTAGAGGAGGCGATGTCACTTACGTTAAAGCAACCAATGCTTCAG GTGCAACGATAACAGACGTGAAGAGTGATCAAGAGGAAGAATTATTATCGCAACAAAATACTGGAGGTGGAGGAGAAACTCTATTGATGAACAACGGTAGCCGAGATACATCACACAGCGATATACAGAAACTTCAACAACAACTTCAAGATATCAAGGAACAG ACAATGTGTCCAGTTTGCTTAGATCGTTTAAAgaatatgatatttttgtGCGGCCACGGCACCTGTCAAATGTGCGGAGATCGGATGTCGGAGTGTCCAATATGCCGGAAGGCGGTAGACAAGCGAATTTTGCTCTATTAA